The Conexivisphaera calida genome includes a region encoding these proteins:
- a CDS encoding FAD-dependent oxidoreductase produces the protein MKFLKCSEDAIPPPTGKRVAIVGAGPAGLGAAGVLRCKGHEVHVYDALQEPGGMLIFAIPEYHVPKAGVRSGVQELVKAGVNFHLKTKVAGCSGDGVKLEDLVRDFDAVLIATGTWRSRNLGVPGEDLPGVYVALDWLFEFYQAQLGYTSMDEVPPLGHNIMVVGGGLTAVDATEVPLRYLKDRFNIQKVYLSYRRTRNEAPMSPREFNRLIEKYGVEPLELTVPTKFSPGPNGRVASATLQRMKLESVPGDKRPHPVPIPGSEFEVKVDAVLVAAGEIPSPPFEQGCLGIELNRDGTIKTDQKFRTTAKKVFAAGDVRHGASLYGLALKSGNEAAAALDEFLRTGSWS, from the coding sequence ATGAAGTTCCTCAAGTGCAGTGAGGATGCGATACCCCCGCCGACCGGTAAGCGCGTCGCCATAGTCGGCGCGGGCCCTGCCGGGCTCGGCGCGGCGGGTGTCCTCAGGTGCAAGGGACACGAGGTTCACGTTTACGATGCACTGCAGGAGCCGGGTGGGATGCTCATCTTCGCGATACCCGAATATCACGTTCCCAAGGCGGGCGTAAGGAGCGGCGTGCAGGAGCTCGTGAAGGCCGGCGTCAACTTCCATCTGAAGACGAAGGTCGCTGGCTGCTCCGGCGACGGCGTCAAGCTCGAGGACCTCGTGAGGGACTTCGACGCGGTCCTCATTGCGACCGGCACTTGGCGTTCGAGGAACCTCGGAGTTCCGGGCGAGGACCTTCCGGGCGTCTACGTCGCGCTCGACTGGCTCTTCGAGTTCTACCAGGCCCAGCTCGGATACACCAGCATGGATGAGGTCCCACCGCTCGGCCACAACATCATGGTGGTTGGAGGAGGGTTGACCGCGGTCGACGCTACCGAGGTACCCCTCAGATACCTCAAGGATCGCTTCAACATACAGAAGGTCTACCTGTCGTACAGGAGGACTAGGAACGAGGCTCCTATGAGTCCGCGCGAGTTCAACCGGTTGATCGAGAAGTATGGGGTGGAGCCACTGGAGCTCACGGTTCCCACGAAGTTCTCACCAGGTCCAAACGGCCGCGTGGCCTCGGCCACCCTCCAGAGGATGAAGCTGGAGAGCGTGCCCGGTGACAAGCGTCCTCATCCGGTTCCGATACCCGGCAGCGAGTTCGAGGTAAAAGTGGACGCGGTGCTCGTCGCAGCGGGCGAGATACCCTCTCCACCTTTCGAGCAGGGCTGCCTCGGCATAGAGCTGAACCGCGACGGCACCATAAAGACCGACCAGAAGTTCAGGACGACCGCCAAGAAGGTCTTCGCGGCCGGCGACGTCAGGCACGGCGCCAGCCTCTACGGACTGGCCCTCAAGAGTGGCAACGAGGCGGCAGCCGCGTTGGACGAATTTTTAAGGACCGGCTCCTGGTCATAG
- a CDS encoding aspartate kinase has product MRIIMKFGGTSVRGDGFRRVHDIVSRYLPENQVVIVVSAIKGATDELIDIAHRARRGDEKEISDFLDRLVDSYMELVEVNVGREHLNEAYSLASKLRRDLERVLYGIMYLGELTPRSLDYVSGYGETFSAKIGAFILGKLGLEAVGLTGKEAGIVTDDNFGDARVLLNATRYSARHVLEPLLESGKVPVVGGFTGATQDGIMTTLGRGGSDYTATALGAALDSDQVWLWSDVDGIMTADPRIVPDARTIPELSYREAAELAVVGAKALHPRALEPVWDASIPVYVRNTFNPNGPYTVIHGKEEVDKKVVKAVSLIRDAGVITVYGPSMVGAPGTAAKVLEVVGSTGANVMMIAQSASESNISMAVRKGSVDKVYSALERELVSKGVLRSVEVEDDMSIVAVVGAGMKGTPGVSAKIFSAVAERGINVIMVAQGGSEMNISFVVKGEDAEEAVRAVHDSFKLGEA; this is encoded by the coding sequence ATGAGGATAATCATGAAGTTCGGCGGAACGTCCGTCCGCGGCGACGGGTTCCGCAGGGTGCATGATATAGTATCCAGGTACCTTCCAGAGAACCAAGTGGTGATAGTGGTCTCAGCGATAAAGGGGGCGACCGACGAGCTCATAGACATAGCTCATAGGGCTAGGAGGGGCGACGAGAAGGAGATCTCAGATTTCCTGGACAGGCTTGTCGACTCGTACATGGAACTCGTGGAGGTGAACGTGGGGCGCGAGCACCTGAATGAGGCGTACAGCCTGGCGTCGAAGCTCCGGAGGGATCTGGAGAGGGTGCTGTACGGCATCATGTACCTGGGGGAGCTGACGCCGCGTAGCCTAGACTACGTATCGGGCTACGGCGAGACGTTCTCGGCGAAAATAGGCGCATTCATACTGGGGAAGCTCGGATTAGAGGCAGTGGGGTTGACCGGCAAGGAGGCCGGAATAGTGACGGACGATAACTTCGGCGATGCGAGGGTGCTCCTCAACGCGACCCGCTACAGCGCCAGGCACGTCCTGGAACCACTGCTGGAGTCCGGCAAGGTCCCCGTGGTGGGCGGGTTCACCGGTGCGACGCAGGACGGGATAATGACAACGCTGGGAAGAGGAGGAAGCGACTACACCGCGACCGCGCTCGGGGCGGCGCTGGACTCGGACCAGGTGTGGCTCTGGAGCGACGTCGACGGAATAATGACCGCGGATCCGCGCATAGTGCCCGATGCGAGGACCATTCCGGAGCTCAGCTACAGGGAGGCGGCGGAGCTGGCGGTTGTGGGAGCCAAGGCTTTGCATCCCAGGGCACTGGAGCCGGTGTGGGATGCCAGCATACCTGTCTACGTCCGCAACACGTTCAACCCAAATGGACCGTACACGGTCATACATGGAAAGGAGGAGGTTGACAAGAAGGTCGTCAAGGCAGTCTCGCTGATAAGGGACGCCGGCGTTATAACCGTCTACGGGCCGAGCATGGTGGGTGCGCCCGGCACCGCGGCGAAGGTGCTCGAGGTCGTCGGGTCCACGGGAGCCAACGTCATGATGATAGCTCAGAGCGCAAGCGAGTCCAACATATCGATGGCGGTTAGGAAGGGGTCTGTGGATAAGGTGTACTCGGCGCTCGAGAGGGAGCTCGTATCGAAGGGCGTGCTGAGATCCGTGGAGGTCGAGGATGACATGTCGATAGTCGCGGTGGTCGGCGCAGGTATGAAGGGAACGCCGGGAGTCTCGGCCAAGATCTTCTCGGCGGTCGCCGAGCGTGGAATAAACGTCATAATGGTGGCGCAGGGCGGATCGGAGATGAACATCTCGTTCGTCGTCAAGGGGGAGGACGCCGAGGAGGCAGTCAGGGCCGTGCACGACTCGTTCAAGCTGGGGGAGGCCTGA
- a CDS encoding bis(5'-nucleosyl)-tetraphosphatase, translating into MERSAGGVVFRWRGRALEFLVLRNLHGYWGFPKGHLNDGEAEEAAALREVMEETGLKSLRIVPNFKYRIRYKFKLEDGSPSAKEVAFYLMECTGDCGKVVISEEHSGYDWLTFPEAYRRVSYGNARGVLAAAYTRILVPYGLVRE; encoded by the coding sequence ATGGAGAGATCTGCCGGTGGAGTAGTTTTCAGGTGGCGCGGCCGTGCACTTGAATTTCTGGTTCTCCGCAATTTACATGGCTACTGGGGATTTCCGAAGGGTCACCTGAACGACGGTGAGGCTGAGGAGGCCGCCGCGCTCAGGGAGGTGATGGAGGAGACGGGACTGAAGAGCCTAAGGATAGTGCCTAACTTCAAATATCGCATCCGCTACAAATTCAAGCTGGAGGACGGTTCCCCCTCCGCGAAGGAGGTCGCATTCTACCTCATGGAGTGCACCGGTGACTGCGGCAAGGTCGTGATCTCGGAGGAGCACAGTGGATACGACTGGCTGACGTTCCCGGAGGCCTACAGGAGGGTCAGCTATGGGAACGCCAGGGGGGTCCTCGCCGCGGCCTACACCAGGATACTTGTGCCCTACGGGCTCGTCAGGGAATGA
- the thyX gene encoding FAD-dependent thymidylate synthase, with protein sequence MPKAELVSRYPEISRTCAAAMRSCYSSWPAHSLFTDRSVFPESEVNRMLKKAVELGHMDIFEHGFLTWIVEASQLEVLNSLMEHRFLYVSEVGADRWLVTATIRSLLDTKGSSNPLLRELQKYLDELAPWISTQPEQSQIKQSPKEGYPEGTQVWLLSYTDFASLSGAVDVDPERLLWHGGFTFSLSGVSRSLTHQLVRHRLAAYSQQSQRHVAVAKGRAWYGMPPGISGAAAEEYRNFMDSAASLYAELLGRGIRKEDARFILPNATLTHITMTATAWEYRRMFSQRLDPAAQWEIRDVSWAMFSLAYIVLPSIAELEDPARSMSDVRDTLRRLLPILDESRNRFSKASPGDVLEIALPSDLLSHPVSAYLIKHRASRV encoded by the coding sequence GTGCCCAAGGCCGAGCTTGTGTCCCGATACCCGGAGATATCTAGGACATGTGCGGCCGCAATGAGGAGCTGCTACAGTTCCTGGCCGGCCCACTCCCTCTTCACCGATAGGTCCGTCTTTCCTGAGTCGGAGGTCAACCGTATGCTCAAGAAGGCCGTGGAGCTCGGCCACATGGACATATTCGAGCACGGATTCCTGACGTGGATTGTGGAGGCCTCCCAGCTGGAGGTACTGAACTCGCTGATGGAGCACAGATTCCTCTACGTGTCAGAGGTGGGTGCTGACCGCTGGCTGGTGACGGCTACCATTCGGAGCCTATTGGATACCAAGGGCTCGTCCAATCCACTTCTGCGCGAGTTACAGAAATATCTGGACGAATTGGCGCCTTGGATCTCCACCCAGCCCGAGCAGTCGCAGATAAAGCAGTCGCCCAAGGAGGGGTATCCGGAGGGCACACAGGTCTGGCTGCTATCGTACACGGACTTCGCGTCCTTGTCTGGCGCCGTCGACGTAGATCCCGAAAGGCTCCTCTGGCACGGCGGGTTCACGTTCTCGCTCAGCGGCGTCAGCAGATCCCTCACGCATCAGCTGGTGCGGCACAGGCTTGCAGCATATAGTCAGCAGAGCCAGAGACACGTCGCCGTTGCCAAGGGCAGGGCCTGGTACGGGATGCCCCCGGGAATATCCGGAGCGGCCGCCGAGGAGTACAGGAACTTCATGGATAGCGCGGCATCACTATATGCTGAGCTGCTCGGGAGGGGCATCAGGAAGGAGGATGCCAGGTTCATCCTACCCAACGCGACCCTGACCCATATCACCATGACGGCCACGGCTTGGGAGTATCGGCGCATGTTCTCGCAGCGTCTAGACCCCGCCGCCCAATGGGAGATACGCGACGTGTCCTGGGCAATGTTCTCCCTTGCATATATAGTGCTACCATCCATCGCAGAGCTGGAGGATCCAGCGCGCAGTATGAGCGACGTGAGGGATACGCTGAGGAGGTTACTTCCCATCCTTGACGAGTCGAGGAATCGTTTCTCCAAGGCCTCGCCCGGCGATGTTCTAGAGATCGCCCTGCCGAGCGATCTGCTGAGTCATCCCGTGAGCGCCTACTTGATAAAACACCGAGCGTCTAGGGTTTAG
- a CDS encoding homoserine dehydrogenase, with amino-acid sequence MRIILAGYGNVGRNLHRIIEERRRELLRRFFLDLNVVAVVDRGGAVVHQRGVPYREASAAKERYGSVSRADRGRPGADVAGVLEEVDADVYVDTTLPNFRDGQPSISYMNTAMLRGMHVVTSNKAPLALAMPALLEMAEYRRVKLLYSGTVGGGTPFLSTASESLRGNRIRAVRGVLNGTSNYILHRMETEGTSLEEALEEARRLGYAEADASLDIGGMDAAAKLVILTNHSMGSRYTLKDVKYSGIEGATPRDLLDAAKRGRALRLLADSRGLRVGMEEIDAKSPLNVPANLNSVEFDVEELGSVYLIGRGAGGPETAAAVLRDIVQLSS; translated from the coding sequence ATGAGGATAATCCTCGCGGGCTATGGAAACGTCGGGCGCAATCTTCATCGCATCATAGAGGAGCGCAGGAGGGAGCTCCTCAGGCGCTTCTTCCTCGATCTAAACGTGGTCGCGGTCGTGGACCGCGGGGGGGCGGTCGTGCACCAGAGAGGAGTTCCGTACAGGGAGGCATCGGCCGCCAAGGAAAGGTACGGAAGCGTGTCACGCGCGGATCGTGGCAGGCCGGGCGCGGACGTCGCGGGCGTGCTCGAGGAGGTGGACGCGGATGTCTACGTGGATACGACACTGCCCAACTTCCGGGACGGGCAGCCGTCCATTTCCTACATGAACACGGCTATGCTCAGGGGCATGCACGTGGTGACCAGCAACAAGGCGCCGCTCGCACTCGCAATGCCGGCGCTGCTCGAGATGGCCGAGTACAGGAGAGTGAAGCTGCTCTACAGCGGAACCGTGGGGGGCGGAACACCCTTTCTCAGCACCGCGTCCGAGTCCCTGAGGGGCAACAGGATAAGGGCGGTGAGGGGCGTGCTGAACGGCACGTCCAATTACATACTGCACAGGATGGAGACCGAGGGGACGTCTCTGGAGGAGGCTCTGGAGGAGGCCAGGAGATTGGGCTACGCGGAGGCGGATGCGTCGCTCGACATCGGCGGAATGGATGCAGCAGCGAAGCTAGTGATACTCACAAATCACTCCATGGGTTCTAGGTACACGCTGAAGGACGTAAAATACAGCGGTATAGAAGGCGCGACTCCCCGGGACCTGCTGGATGCGGCGAAGCGGGGAAGGGCACTCCGGCTCCTAGCGGATAGCAGGGGGCTCAGGGTCGGGATGGAGGAGATAGATGCCAAGAGCCCGCTCAACGTGCCAGCGAACCTCAACTCGGTCGAGTTCGACGTCGAGGAGCTGGGAAGCGTCTACCTGATAGGTAGGGGCGCTGGCGGCCCGGAGACCGCCGCTGCCGTCCTGAGGGATATAGTGCAGTTAAGTTCATAA
- a CDS encoding DUF1512 domain-containing protein, whose protein sequence is MNNPTIMAMTLAGLAIVAAFIFYGMRIQLDSMLWQLNKHIKRAQGLSASARKRLISELLRYYGSNEHELSAKVDAALNSLVIQPISLDPHGIVPKLDHVLRIWDKSLEDTVERLAPGAGPISRKNMTNLLELTVELERLRKILEHYYASAKKDHDLISLSYLQVYLPFFMEEAEALSSGVDALTKGAPIGDALGPMVVRSLVGDARPRRIAEDTIFYELEMDGRRIIAVKAEGPGGTVGRPGEAVERLLEIYRGTKLVISVDAALKLEGEETGSLAEGVGVAMGGPGTDRFYIESAASKMGVPTYAVVVKMSEKEAISEMPGAVRAAVPAAVEAVRRAVRENTLPGDTVIVVGVGNTIGVP, encoded by the coding sequence ATGAACAATCCCACCATAATGGCAATGACGCTTGCGGGACTGGCCATAGTGGCGGCATTCATCTTCTACGGGATGAGAATTCAACTGGATTCCATGCTCTGGCAGCTCAACAAGCACATAAAGCGCGCGCAAGGGCTGAGCGCAAGCGCCAGGAAGAGGCTCATCAGCGAACTCCTCAGGTACTACGGATCCAACGAGCACGAGCTCTCGGCAAAAGTGGACGCAGCACTGAACTCGCTCGTGATACAGCCAATCTCACTTGATCCCCACGGCATAGTGCCGAAGCTCGACCACGTACTCAGGATCTGGGACAAGTCGCTCGAGGACACCGTGGAAAGGCTCGCACCCGGTGCCGGCCCGATATCCAGAAAGAACATGACCAACCTGCTGGAGCTCACAGTGGAGCTGGAGCGCCTTAGGAAGATACTTGAACACTACTACGCGTCGGCGAAGAAGGACCATGACCTCATATCGCTCAGCTATCTGCAGGTCTACCTGCCATTCTTCATGGAGGAAGCCGAGGCGCTCAGCTCCGGCGTCGATGCGCTGACCAAGGGTGCGCCCATTGGCGACGCCCTGGGACCCATGGTCGTGCGCTCGCTCGTCGGTGATGCAAGGCCCAGGAGGATAGCCGAGGACACTATATTCTACGAGCTTGAGATGGATGGACGCAGGATAATCGCGGTGAAGGCGGAGGGTCCCGGTGGAACTGTCGGGAGGCCCGGGGAGGCTGTTGAGCGGTTGCTCGAGATCTACAGGGGCACCAAGCTCGTCATCTCAGTCGACGCAGCTCTGAAGCTGGAGGGCGAGGAGACGGGCTCCTTGGCGGAGGGCGTAGGTGTGGCCATGGGCGGCCCCGGTACTGACCGTTTCTACATAGAGAGCGCCGCCTCCAAGATGGGTGTTCCGACGTACGCCGTGGTTGTGAAGATGTCGGAGAAGGAGGCCATATCGGAGATGCCCGGAGCCGTGAGGGCCGCAGTTCCGGCGGCCGTCGAGGCCGTCAGGAGGGCCGTCAGGGAGAACACGTTGCCTGGCGATACCGTCATAGTGGTCGGCGTGGGCAACACGATAGGTGTGCCCTGA
- the cysS gene encoding cysteine--tRNA ligase: MQRLRPSFFVSDTLSGAPVEFTAPRELRMYVCGLTVYDYAHIGHARTMLVFDVLHRMAISKGFSIRYLQNFTDIDDKIIDRASKAGVDPLKFAERFVEEALHDMDLLNIRRPTLMPRATQHISAMQRLIQGLIERGHAYVVPSGVYFSVRTFPEYGKLSKKRVDQLMAGARVEPDPHKRDPADFALWKIYDTGPLWDSPWGKGRPGWHIECSAMINEHLGETIDIHGGGADLVFPHHENEIAQSESYTGKPLARAWVHVEMLNLRSEKMAKSLGNVIRIRDAVEMWGPNTLRTYLLSSNYRSPLEFSVDGLVKSHENWRIIESAAYDLVDYPPSGDIESQDARNYFKEFDDAISADLDTPRAISTLVRFSRFIGRLSSERRLGSSSKEVGEYFWTMFDVLGYRLPPGPPPDDVLMLVERRRKLRSEGRFSDADAIRDDLRARGYELVDLPDRTSVRIVERLRTTSVLGSPA, encoded by the coding sequence GTGCAGCGACTGAGGCCATCTTTCTTCGTGAGCGATACGCTCTCGGGGGCTCCCGTTGAGTTCACGGCCCCCCGGGAGCTCAGGATGTACGTCTGTGGGCTCACGGTGTACGATTACGCACACATAGGCCATGCCAGGACAATGCTGGTGTTCGACGTGCTCCACAGGATGGCCATTTCCAAGGGATTTTCCATCAGATATCTGCAGAACTTCACCGACATTGATGATAAGATAATAGATAGGGCTTCGAAGGCCGGAGTGGATCCGCTGAAGTTCGCCGAGAGGTTCGTGGAGGAGGCGCTCCACGACATGGACCTGCTGAACATCCGGAGGCCCACGCTGATGCCCAGAGCGACCCAGCACATATCGGCGATGCAGAGGCTGATCCAGGGATTGATCGAGAGGGGTCACGCCTACGTCGTGCCGAGCGGCGTCTACTTCAGCGTCAGGACATTTCCGGAGTATGGGAAGCTGTCAAAGAAGCGCGTTGACCAGCTGATGGCAGGTGCAAGGGTGGAGCCGGATCCGCACAAGAGGGATCCTGCGGACTTCGCTCTCTGGAAGATCTACGACACTGGCCCCCTGTGGGACTCCCCCTGGGGCAAGGGGCGGCCCGGGTGGCACATAGAGTGCTCAGCCATGATAAACGAGCACTTGGGCGAGACAATAGACATCCACGGCGGCGGTGCCGATCTAGTGTTCCCACATCACGAGAACGAGATCGCGCAGAGCGAGTCCTACACGGGCAAGCCACTGGCCAGGGCATGGGTCCACGTGGAGATGCTGAACCTCAGGTCCGAGAAGATGGCCAAATCCCTCGGAAACGTGATCAGGATAAGGGATGCAGTTGAAATGTGGGGTCCCAACACGCTCAGGACCTACCTTCTCTCATCAAACTACCGGAGCCCCTTGGAGTTCTCGGTAGACGGCCTCGTGAAGTCCCACGAGAACTGGAGGATAATCGAGTCGGCCGCGTACGATCTCGTCGATTACCCGCCTTCGGGGGACATCGAATCGCAGGACGCGAGGAATTACTTCAAGGAGTTCGACGACGCAATCAGCGCCGATCTGGACACTCCAAGGGCAATATCCACGTTGGTCAGGTTCTCACGGTTCATTGGCAGGCTCTCATCGGAGCGCAGGCTGGGAAGCTCCAGCAAGGAGGTAGGCGAATATTTCTGGACTATGTTCGACGTCCTAGGATATAGACTGCCTCCCGGCCCTCCACCTGACGATGTGCTCATGCTGGTCGAGCGCAGGAGGAAGCTCCGCTCCGAGGGCAGGTTCAGCGACGCAGACGCGATAAGGGACGACCTGCGCGCACGGGGCTATGAACTCGTGGATCTACCCGATCGCACTTCAGTTCGCATCGTGGAGAGGCTCAGGACAACTTCGGTACTCGGGTCGCCCGCGTAG
- the thrC gene encoding threonine synthase — translation MDRDASLTCYNCGWKGSLEEFRYTCPRCGEPLTIVYEGGRLAESSRKELRGRGVWRYSAFLPFPEDVEPITLDEGWTPLHVSKLAGGLRLKNEGLNPTASFKDRGMTVAITDAHRRGASKVICASTGNTAASVAAYAARAGMRSYVLVPSGAVAKGKLAQAVAHGAKIVKVKGGFDEALREVLELLSSDRSFYLLNSVNPYRIEGQKTLAFEVWEQLDRSVPDVIVLPVGNAGNISAIWKGFKELRDAGLTDSTPRMIGVQAEGAAPLARAFEEGLSELRPVESPQTYATAIKIGSPVSWRRALMAARESHGAIISVGDDSILEAQRDLARVDGVFVEPASAASLAGYRRALAEGLIDNGEKVVAVLTGHGLKDPDAVMRFGVDEMEVEPGKLRRELSAYQ, via the coding sequence TTGGACCGGGATGCATCTCTGACGTGCTACAACTGCGGATGGAAGGGAAGCCTTGAGGAATTCAGGTATACATGCCCCCGATGTGGCGAGCCCCTGACTATAGTATATGAGGGAGGACGCCTAGCAGAGAGCTCCAGGAAGGAGCTGAGGGGCAGGGGTGTGTGGCGCTACTCAGCATTCCTCCCGTTCCCCGAGGACGTAGAGCCTATAACGCTGGACGAGGGCTGGACACCGCTACACGTTTCCAAGCTTGCGGGTGGGCTCCGCCTCAAGAACGAGGGGTTGAATCCCACGGCAAGCTTCAAGGACCGGGGCATGACCGTGGCGATAACGGATGCTCATAGGAGGGGTGCGTCGAAGGTAATCTGTGCGTCCACGGGCAACACCGCTGCATCGGTGGCGGCGTACGCCGCGAGGGCCGGCATGAGGAGCTACGTGCTGGTGCCATCCGGCGCGGTGGCCAAGGGTAAGCTCGCACAGGCGGTAGCGCACGGGGCCAAGATAGTGAAGGTTAAGGGTGGATTTGACGAGGCGCTGAGGGAGGTGCTCGAGCTGCTCTCGAGCGATAGGAGCTTCTACCTGCTGAACTCGGTGAATCCCTACAGGATAGAAGGCCAGAAGACGCTCGCATTTGAGGTGTGGGAGCAGCTGGATCGCTCAGTGCCGGACGTGATAGTCCTACCGGTTGGAAATGCCGGAAACATATCAGCCATATGGAAGGGATTCAAGGAACTGAGGGATGCCGGCCTGACGGATTCCACGCCGAGGATGATAGGCGTCCAAGCCGAGGGCGCAGCCCCCCTGGCGAGGGCATTCGAGGAGGGACTCAGCGAACTGAGGCCGGTCGAGAGTCCCCAGACATATGCCACTGCCATAAAAATAGGAAGCCCGGTCAGCTGGAGGAGGGCTCTCATGGCGGCACGCGAGAGCCATGGAGCAATAATAAGCGTGGGAGACGATTCGATACTGGAGGCGCAGAGGGATCTAGCCAGGGTGGACGGCGTGTTCGTGGAACCGGCGAGCGCTGCATCATTGGCGGGCTACAGGAGGGCCCTCGCCGAGGGATTGATAGACAATGGAGAGAAGGTTGTGGCAGTGCTGACGGGTCATGGACTCAAGGATCCCGACGCCGTCATGAGGTTCGGCGTGGACGAGATGGAGGTAGAGCCGGGGAAGCTTAGGAGGGAGCTGAGCGCGTATCAATGA
- a CDS encoding TIGR00300 family protein translates to MYSQEVEVRGHLIDSMILSKIFDAIMDMGNEFEVLEFNVGKRKDEHSFVRLLVKADSRERLEQMLEVLYRLGAMPAGLKEASMVEAPADGVPPEGFYVATNNPTQIYVGGRWIDVRPVAANLAVVYTPNGEVAAGRPPWRIRKGELVVVGEDGVRVTPPERPREGIGIFEFMSSPAPRAVTPSLISGIAEEMEAIKEREGRIVVVAGSAVVRSGAADLLASLIRKGYVDSLISDGTLLTCDVELRLFGTCDGTAIVGGARNGYGNRVRAAVEIRRAGGIEGLVGRGVLSKGLAYEVVMRKVDSVQLMDISDEPVPGTFTDIGSAQGRILEVLEGADLVLALAGGHVASEVLKLLRSNMKLVVVDVSPEVALRVIGREIAQSVSVMSDVSSFLSALDGALEPLHA, encoded by the coding sequence TTGTACTCACAGGAGGTCGAGGTCAGAGGGCATCTAATAGATTCAATGATACTTTCGAAGATATTCGATGCGATTATGGATATGGGGAACGAGTTCGAGGTACTCGAGTTCAACGTGGGCAAGAGGAAGGACGAGCACAGCTTTGTGAGGCTCCTGGTTAAGGCTGACTCGCGCGAGAGGCTGGAACAGATGCTGGAGGTGCTGTACAGGCTCGGGGCCATGCCCGCGGGCCTCAAGGAGGCATCGATGGTGGAGGCGCCGGCGGATGGAGTTCCCCCTGAGGGATTCTACGTGGCCACCAATAACCCCACGCAGATCTACGTCGGGGGCAGATGGATAGACGTCAGGCCGGTGGCCGCGAACTTGGCAGTCGTGTACACACCCAATGGCGAGGTCGCGGCCGGTAGGCCTCCATGGAGGATCAGGAAGGGAGAACTCGTCGTCGTGGGTGAGGATGGCGTCAGGGTGACTCCGCCCGAGAGGCCGAGGGAGGGGATAGGAATCTTCGAGTTCATGTCAAGCCCCGCGCCCAGGGCGGTGACGCCATCGCTGATCTCAGGCATCGCCGAGGAGATGGAGGCGATAAAGGAGCGCGAGGGCAGGATAGTGGTCGTGGCCGGATCGGCGGTGGTGCGGAGCGGCGCAGCGGATCTCCTGGCGTCACTCATCCGCAAGGGCTACGTTGACTCGTTGATCTCGGACGGCACGCTTCTCACGTGCGACGTCGAGCTGAGGCTATTCGGAACTTGCGATGGAACAGCCATCGTTGGCGGCGCCAGGAATGGATATGGAAATCGTGTGAGGGCAGCCGTGGAGATCAGGAGGGCCGGAGGCATCGAGGGACTCGTCGGAAGAGGGGTTCTGAGCAAGGGACTAGCGTACGAAGTTGTGATGCGTAAAGTGGACAGCGTGCAGCTGATGGATATCAGCGACGAGCCGGTGCCGGGCACCTTCACAGATATCGGAAGCGCCCAAGGGAGGATACTGGAGGTGCTCGAGGGCGCCGACCTTGTGCTGGCGCTGGCTGGTGGACATGTGGCGTCCGAGGTGCTGAAGCTCCTCAGGTCGAATATGAAGCTCGTAGTGGTGGATGTGAGCCCTGAGGTCGCGCTCAGGGTTATAGGAAGGGAGATCGCGCAATCGGTCAGTGTCATGTCCGACGTGTCGAGCTTCCTGAGCGCACTCGACGGCGCGCTGGAGCCCCTTCATGCATAG